A region from the Natronorubrum halophilum genome encodes:
- the ppsA gene encoding phosphoenolpyruvate synthase, whose product MAVLWLDEISAGDLEKVGGKGASLGELTGAGLPVPPGFVVTAGTYRSFIEEAEIDDELFEAVDVDVEDSSALAAAADRAQELILGTPFPDDLREEILESYGEVGDGEAFVAVRSSATAEDLPDASFAGQQDTYLNVTEEDLLDRVRECWASLFTQRAIYYRQEQGFDHSAVNIAVVVQQMVDAAKSGVMFTSHPSTGDPTMIIEAAWGLGEAVVSGAVSPDNYVISREDGDVDVTVAEKKVMHEKDEASGKTVEREVPEAKRNARVISDDEIDQLVELGERVEDHYDNPQDVEWAIVEGEVYMLQSRPITTIDEGGDETAGSTGGSVDAAKGLTDGSGSVQAAGGDDGTDSGPGSSGEVLVDGLGSSPGTVSGAAQIVTKLDDLDKVKEGDIIVTEMTMPDMVPAMKRASGIITDEGGMTSHAAIVSRELGVPAIVGTTNATTVLEDGQIVTLDGDKGAVLEGKEVDPEEETEPVEEVRPQSPVKPMTATEVKVNVSIPEAAERAAATGADGVGLLRTEHMILSLNQTPAKFIEENGEDAYITELVEGIRSVADEFYPRPVRVRTLDAPTDEFRQLEGGEDEPKEHNPMLGYRGIRRSLDRPDVFAHELEAFRRLYELGYDNVEIMFPLVNDAEDIYRAKACMEDAGIDPAKRKWGAMIETPASALSVEGMAKAGIDFASFGTNDLTQYTLAVDRNNEHVADRFDELHPAILTLLGNVIETCREHDVDTSICGQAGSKPEMVQFLVDAGVSSISANIDAVRDVQHEVKRTEQKLLLDSVR is encoded by the coding sequence ATGGCTGTACTCTGGCTGGACGAGATCAGTGCCGGCGACCTCGAGAAGGTCGGCGGCAAAGGCGCTTCCCTGGGCGAACTTACGGGCGCGGGGTTGCCCGTTCCCCCGGGATTCGTTGTCACCGCCGGGACCTATCGATCGTTCATCGAAGAGGCCGAAATCGATGACGAACTGTTCGAAGCCGTCGACGTCGATGTCGAGGACTCGAGCGCGCTCGCGGCCGCAGCCGATCGCGCACAGGAACTCATCCTCGGGACGCCGTTTCCTGACGACCTGCGCGAGGAGATTCTCGAATCCTACGGCGAGGTCGGCGACGGCGAGGCGTTCGTCGCCGTTCGCTCCTCGGCGACGGCCGAGGATCTGCCCGACGCGTCGTTCGCGGGGCAACAGGACACGTACCTCAACGTCACCGAGGAGGACCTGCTCGATCGCGTGCGCGAGTGCTGGGCCTCGCTGTTCACCCAGCGGGCGATCTACTACCGACAGGAGCAGGGCTTCGACCACTCGGCGGTCAACATCGCGGTCGTCGTCCAGCAGATGGTCGACGCCGCAAAGTCGGGCGTGATGTTCACGAGCCACCCCTCGACGGGCGACCCGACGATGATTATCGAGGCCGCGTGGGGGCTCGGTGAAGCCGTCGTCTCCGGTGCCGTCTCGCCGGACAACTACGTGATCTCCCGCGAGGACGGGGATGTCGACGTGACCGTCGCCGAGAAGAAGGTGATGCACGAAAAGGACGAAGCGTCCGGTAAAACCGTCGAACGCGAGGTGCCCGAGGCGAAACGAAACGCGCGCGTGATCTCCGACGACGAGATCGATCAGCTCGTCGAACTCGGCGAGCGCGTCGAAGACCACTACGACAATCCTCAGGACGTCGAGTGGGCCATCGTTGAGGGAGAGGTCTACATGCTCCAGTCCCGGCCGATTACGACCATCGACGAGGGCGGCGATGAAACGGCGGGATCGACCGGCGGCTCCGTCGACGCTGCGAAGGGGCTCACCGACGGCAGCGGTAGTGTACAGGCCGCTGGCGGCGACGACGGGACTGATTCGGGGCCGGGATCCTCCGGCGAGGTTCTCGTCGACGGGCTGGGCTCGAGCCCGGGGACCGTTAGCGGGGCCGCACAGATCGTCACGAAGCTCGACGACCTCGACAAAGTCAAAGAGGGCGACATCATCGTCACCGAAATGACGATGCCCGATATGGTGCCCGCGATGAAGCGGGCGTCGGGGATCATCACGGACGAAGGGGGCATGACCAGCCACGCCGCGATCGTCTCCCGCGAACTCGGCGTGCCCGCCATCGTCGGCACGACGAACGCGACGACCGTCCTCGAGGACGGCCAGATCGTCACGCTCGACGGCGACAAGGGTGCGGTCCTCGAGGGGAAGGAAGTCGACCCCGAAGAGGAGACCGAACCCGTCGAAGAGGTTCGCCCGCAGTCGCCGGTCAAGCCGATGACCGCGACCGAGGTGAAGGTCAACGTCTCGATTCCGGAAGCCGCGGAGCGCGCGGCCGCGACGGGAGCCGACGGCGTCGGCCTGCTCCGAACGGAGCACATGATCCTCTCGCTGAACCAGACGCCCGCGAAGTTCATCGAGGAAAACGGCGAGGACGCCTACATCACGGAACTCGTCGAAGGCATCCGCAGCGTCGCCGACGAGTTCTACCCGCGACCCGTCCGTGTTCGCACGCTCGACGCGCCGACCGACGAGTTCCGCCAACTCGAGGGCGGCGAGGACGAGCCGAAAGAGCACAATCCGATGCTCGGCTATCGGGGCATCCGGCGCTCGCTCGACCGGCCGGACGTCTTCGCCCACGAACTCGAGGCGTTCCGGCGACTCTACGAACTGGGCTACGACAACGTCGAGATCATGTTCCCGCTGGTCAACGACGCCGAAGACATCTATCGGGCGAAAGCGTGCATGGAGGACGCGGGAATCGATCCCGCAAAACGCAAGTGGGGGGCGATGATCGAGACCCCCGCATCCGCGCTGTCGGTCGAGGGAATGGCCAAGGCGGGCATCGACTTCGCCTCCTTCGGGACCAACGACCTCACCCAGTACACGCTCGCGGTCGACCGGAACAACGAGCACGTCGCCGACCGGTTCGACGAACTCCACCCCGCCATCTTGACACTACTCGGGAACGTCATCGAGACCTGCCGCGAACACGACGTCGACACGAGCATTTGCGGTCAGGCCGGCTCCAAACCGGAGATGGTCCAGTTCCTCGTCGACGCGGGCGTCAGCTCGATTTCGGCGAACATCGACGCCGTTCGCGACGTCCAGCACGAGGTCAAACGGACGGAACAGAAGTTACTGCTCGATTCGGTTCGATAG
- the mfnA gene encoding tyrosine decarboxylase MfnA codes for MQIEPQAFGRVLSSMCTEPHPKARDAAERFLATNPGDPGTYPNVAALEDDAIAMLGEIAGLDEPSGYVASGGTEANVQAVRIARNRAETRTPNVVVSESAHFSFQKATDVLGVELRIVPTDDAFRADLEAVRSCVDRETALVVGIAGTTEYGRVDPIPELGEIAASVDALLHVDAAWGGFVLPFTDHEWNFSHAPVDTMAIDPHKMGQAAVPAGGLLVRSADLLDELAVDTPYLESTSQATLTGTRSGAGVASAVAAMAELWPDGYRSQYVRSQHNAEWLADALEKRGYEVVDPALPLVAADVPRSTFDALRAEGWRISRTGTGELRVVCMPHVTRKMLASFIGDLDRLEVRASVPLVSDD; via the coding sequence ATGCAAATCGAGCCGCAAGCGTTCGGTCGGGTGCTCTCGTCGATGTGTACGGAACCCCACCCGAAGGCGCGCGATGCGGCCGAGCGGTTTCTCGCGACGAATCCCGGCGATCCGGGTACCTATCCGAACGTCGCGGCGCTCGAGGACGACGCGATCGCGATGCTCGGCGAGATCGCCGGACTCGACGAGCCGTCCGGCTACGTCGCCAGCGGCGGTACGGAGGCGAACGTTCAGGCGGTCCGGATCGCTCGCAACCGCGCCGAGACGCGGACGCCGAACGTCGTCGTGTCCGAATCGGCCCACTTCAGTTTTCAGAAGGCCACCGACGTGCTCGGCGTGGAGTTGCGGATCGTCCCCACGGACGACGCTTTCCGTGCCGATCTCGAGGCCGTGAGATCCTGCGTCGATCGGGAGACTGCGCTGGTGGTCGGCATCGCGGGAACGACCGAGTACGGCCGCGTCGATCCGATTCCGGAACTCGGCGAGATCGCGGCGTCGGTCGACGCGCTGTTACACGTCGACGCCGCCTGGGGCGGGTTCGTGTTGCCGTTTACCGACCACGAGTGGAACTTCAGTCACGCGCCGGTCGATACGATGGCGATCGATCCCCACAAGATGGGCCAGGCCGCCGTCCCCGCCGGCGGCCTGCTCGTTCGCTCCGCGGACCTGCTCGACGAACTCGCCGTCGACACGCCCTACCTCGAGTCGACCTCGCAGGCGACGCTGACCGGCACGCGATCGGGTGCGGGCGTCGCCAGCGCCGTGGCGGCGATGGCGGAGCTGTGGCCCGACGGCTACCGGAGCCAGTACGTCCGCTCGCAGCACAACGCCGAGTGGCTGGCCGACGCCCTCGAGAAGCGAGGGTACGAGGTCGTCGATCCCGCGCTGCCCCTCGTCGCCGCCGACGTCCCGCGCTCGACGTTCGACGCGCTTCGGGCCGAAGGCTGGCGGATCTCGAGGACTGGGACGGGTGAGCTACGGGTGGTCTGTATGCCGCACGTGACCCGGAAGATGCTCGCGTCGTTCATCGGGGATCTGGACCGACTCGAGGTGCGCGCGAGCGTCCCGCTCGTGAGCGACGACTGA
- a CDS encoding sodium-dependent transporter yields the protein MSSLDIPREKWATRTGFILAAVGSAVGLGNIWRFPFLTAESGGAVFVLVYLLLVALIGLPVMLVEFVIGRRSERNPIGAFRRLGHPSWKFAGVIGALAGFLILSYYSVVGGWVLQYIVASFSGGYGGDPETFFVGTASGTNAVIFHAVFMALVAGIVALGVRNGLERAAKVMVPSVIVLLAILAGYGATLPNAGVGYEFYLNPDVNTFASDAVSILPAAAGQAFFTLSLGMGVMITYSSYLGEDRNLLNDSLIIVAIDTFIALLAGLVVFPFLASQGIDLETGGGGAGAVFISLAAAFETMPAGHLVGGVFFIMLAIAALSSAFSILEVVVSFVIDTFDIGRVPATIGLAVIIFIVGIPTGLDLNYLDAYDLFANNILLIVGGLVLSIFIGWVYAPEALEELDQGRDGNWFDAYWINVVRIVVPVVLLYTVYLAIMEYIEFIQGTFL from the coding sequence ATGAGTTCACTCGATATTCCGCGCGAGAAGTGGGCGACCCGCACCGGTTTCATCCTCGCCGCCGTCGGCAGCGCAGTCGGACTCGGGAACATCTGGCGATTTCCGTTCCTGACGGCGGAATCGGGCGGGGCGGTGTTCGTGCTCGTCTACCTGTTGCTCGTCGCGCTCATCGGGCTCCCCGTGATGCTCGTCGAGTTCGTCATCGGACGACGGTCGGAGCGAAATCCGATCGGCGCGTTCAGACGACTCGGTCATCCGTCCTGGAAGTTCGCCGGAGTGATCGGCGCGCTCGCGGGCTTTCTCATCCTGTCGTACTACAGCGTCGTCGGCGGCTGGGTGCTCCAGTACATCGTCGCTAGCTTTTCCGGCGGTTACGGCGGAGACCCGGAAACGTTCTTCGTCGGGACCGCGTCCGGGACGAACGCGGTCATCTTCCACGCCGTCTTCATGGCGCTCGTGGCCGGTATCGTCGCCCTCGGCGTCCGCAACGGGCTGGAGAGAGCGGCGAAGGTGATGGTCCCGAGCGTCATCGTGCTCCTCGCGATCCTCGCCGGGTACGGTGCCACGCTCCCGAACGCGGGTGTGGGATACGAGTTTTATCTCAATCCGGACGTGAACACGTTCGCGTCCGATGCCGTTTCGATTCTGCCGGCCGCGGCGGGTCAGGCGTTTTTCACGCTCTCGCTCGGGATGGGCGTGATGATCACCTACTCCTCGTACCTGGGCGAGGACCGGAACCTGCTCAACGATTCGCTCATCATCGTCGCGATCGATACGTTCATCGCGCTCCTGGCGGGGCTCGTCGTCTTCCCGTTCCTCGCCTCCCAGGGAATCGATCTCGAGACCGGCGGCGGCGGCGCCGGTGCCGTCTTCATCAGTCTCGCGGCCGCGTTCGAGACCATGCCGGCGGGTCATCTCGTCGGCGGCGTCTTCTTCATCATGCTGGCGATCGCCGCGTTATCTAGCGCGTTCAGCATCCTCGAGGTCGTCGTCTCGTTCGTGATCGACACGTTCGATATCGGTCGCGTCCCGGCGACGATCGGACTCGCCGTCATCATCTTCATCGTGGGCATTCCGACCGGACTCGACCTGAACTACCTCGACGCGTACGACCTGTTCGCGAACAACATCCTGCTCATCGTCGGCGGACTGGTGCTCTCGATCTTCATCGGCTGGGTCTACGCCCCCGAGGCGCTCGAGGAACTCGACCAGGGGCGAGACGGAAACTGGTTCGACGCGTACTGGATCAACGTCGTTCGGATCGTCGTTCCCGTGGTCCTCCTCTACACGGTGTATCTCGCGATCATGGAGTACATCGAGTTCATCCAGGGAACGTTCCTCTGA
- the metG gene encoding methionine--tRNA ligase has translation MSNDDFPTDRPAIVTCGLPYANGDLHIGHLRGYIGADAFNRALETLGQETAYVSGSDMHGTPVAVNAEREGVDPEDFAVEWHEQYEETFPQFNVDFDNYGHTHDETNTELTQEIVRKLDDEGYIYEKEIQVAYDPDADQYLPDRYVVGTCPYCGARARGDECDEGCQRHLEPGEVEDPESTITGNPAEYRERTHKFFEVSEFTDYLTEFLDGLEGTSNARNQPRQWIEDGLQDWCITRDMDWGIDYPGSDDGDGNDLVLYVWVDAPIEYIASTKQYSERVGTDEYDWERVWKEDGDIVHVIGRDIIQHHAIFWPAMLEGAGYNAPRGIAATGFITINGKGLSTSRNRAIWAREYLDEGFHPDLLRYYLTTTGGLQQDVDFSWDAFQEKVNGELVGTVGNFWYRSLLFAYRNYEGTPDVSESHSEVSETPSRASDVSEEVGERIEGAIGETRAAVNDYDLRGVGQAATRLAQFGNEYIQRNEPWKLTDDDPERAAQVIRDCVQIAKAVSVLLEPITPEKAQLLWEQIGEDGEIGDAHLGDALEAPPRSFDEPGELFEKIEDERVAELTAKLEDRVEAASDESAGGDDAADETESDDTAASETDGMTDTGDLEPLLEDRIGFDDFQDLDIRVGRIEEAEGIEGADDLARLEVDIGFETRQVVAGIKQLHDLEELPGTKCVLLANMEPAELFGVESNGMILAAGEEADLLTTHADAEIGEKVR, from the coding sequence ATGAGCAACGACGACTTTCCGACGGACCGACCCGCGATCGTGACCTGCGGGTTGCCCTACGCCAACGGCGACCTGCACATCGGTCACCTGCGGGGGTATATCGGCGCAGACGCGTTCAACCGAGCCCTCGAGACGCTGGGCCAGGAAACGGCCTACGTCAGCGGCTCGGACATGCACGGCACGCCGGTAGCCGTCAACGCCGAACGGGAGGGTGTCGACCCCGAAGACTTCGCCGTCGAGTGGCACGAACAGTACGAGGAGACGTTCCCGCAGTTCAACGTCGACTTCGACAACTACGGACACACCCACGACGAGACCAACACCGAACTCACCCAGGAGATCGTCCGTAAACTGGACGACGAGGGCTACATCTACGAGAAAGAGATTCAGGTCGCCTACGACCCCGACGCCGACCAGTACCTCCCCGACCGCTACGTCGTCGGCACCTGCCCCTACTGCGGCGCGAGGGCGCGCGGCGACGAGTGCGACGAGGGCTGCCAGCGCCACCTCGAGCCCGGCGAGGTCGAGGATCCCGAAAGCACGATCACCGGAAATCCGGCCGAGTACCGCGAGCGGACCCACAAGTTCTTCGAGGTCTCCGAGTTCACGGACTACCTCACCGAATTCTTGGACGGTCTCGAGGGAACCTCGAACGCGCGTAACCAGCCGCGCCAGTGGATCGAAGACGGCCTGCAGGACTGGTGTATCACGCGGGATATGGACTGGGGGATCGACTATCCCGGTTCTGATGACGGAGACGGTAACGACCTCGTCCTCTACGTCTGGGTCGACGCGCCTATCGAGTACATCGCGAGTACGAAACAGTACAGCGAACGCGTCGGGACGGACGAGTACGACTGGGAGCGCGTCTGGAAGGAGGACGGTGATATCGTCCACGTCATCGGCCGCGACATCATCCAGCACCACGCCATCTTCTGGCCCGCGATGCTCGAGGGCGCGGGCTACAACGCCCCGCGAGGAATCGCCGCGACCGGCTTCATCACGATCAACGGGAAGGGGCTCTCGACGAGCCGCAACCGCGCGATCTGGGCCAGGGAGTACCTGGACGAGGGATTCCACCCCGACCTCCTGCGGTACTACCTGACGACCACGGGCGGGCTTCAACAGGACGTCGACTTCTCGTGGGACGCCTTCCAGGAGAAGGTCAACGGCGAACTCGTCGGCACCGTCGGTAACTTCTGGTACCGCTCGCTGCTCTTCGCCTACCGAAACTACGAGGGCACCCCGGACGTCTCCGAGTCACACTCGGAGGTCAGCGAGACACCGTCTCGCGCTTCGGACGTCTCCGAGGAGGTCGGAGAACGGATCGAGGGCGCGATCGGCGAGACTCGAGCGGCGGTCAACGACTACGATCTTCGCGGCGTCGGCCAGGCCGCGACGCGACTCGCGCAGTTCGGCAACGAGTACATCCAGCGCAACGAGCCCTGGAAACTCACGGACGACGATCCGGAGCGAGCCGCACAGGTCATCCGCGACTGCGTCCAGATCGCCAAGGCCGTCAGCGTCCTCCTCGAGCCGATCACGCCCGAGAAAGCCCAACTGCTCTGGGAGCAGATCGGTGAGGACGGCGAGATCGGGGACGCCCACCTCGGGGACGCCCTCGAGGCCCCGCCGCGGAGCTTCGACGAACCCGGCGAACTCTTCGAAAAGATCGAGGACGAGCGCGTCGCGGAACTCACCGCAAAGCTCGAGGATCGTGTCGAGGCGGCGTCGGACGAGAGCGCCGGTGGGGACGACGCCGCGGACGAAACCGAAAGCGACGACACCGCCGCGAGCGAAACCGATGGTATGACGGATACTGGCGATCTCGAGCCGCTTCTCGAGGATCGGATCGGCTTCGACGACTTTCAGGACCTCGATATCCGCGTCGGACGGATCGAGGAAGCGGAGGGGATCGAGGGAGCGGACGACCTCGCACGTCTCGAGGTCGATATCGGCTTCGAGACCAGGCAGGTCGTCGCGGGAATCAAGCAACTGCACGATCTCGAGGAGCTTCCCGGGACCAAGTGCGTTCTGCTGGCGAACATGGAGCCCGCGGAGCTGTTCGGCGTCGAGTCCAACGGCATGATCCTCGCGGCCGGCGAGGAAGCGGATCTGTTGACGACTCACGCTGACGCCGAAATCGGCGAGAAGGTGCGGTAA
- a CDS encoding SH3 domain-containing protein, which yields MKLSRRTLMRVTGVAVGGTAIGASTATASFSDGEEVQMTTDLNGREGPGLHYDVVRTYPEGTTGEIMNGPEESDGYTWWGLHVPSYGEWVWCAGTYLTSGGGSPGDCTDQYYTSQNVDDLARVITSEASISETPARTAVGFTVLTRMEQQGVSTVRDVWGAYARNQSPTAEITALADDILRCAVSDNSGGATHFYSPMSMPKEGEDTSGYDTSGGLEWTEGLDRRNYRPGWALDLEYVPVDGVPEREFKFYR from the coding sequence ATGAAGCTATCACGACGAACGCTGATGCGAGTAACGGGCGTGGCGGTCGGCGGCACCGCCATCGGCGCGTCGACCGCGACCGCATCCTTCTCCGACGGCGAGGAGGTTCAGATGACGACCGACCTCAACGGCCGCGAGGGTCCCGGTTTGCACTACGACGTCGTGCGGACGTATCCGGAGGGGACGACGGGCGAAATCATGAACGGTCCCGAGGAGAGCGACGGATACACCTGGTGGGGACTGCACGTTCCGAGTTACGGCGAGTGGGTCTGGTGCGCCGGCACCTACCTGACGAGCGGCGGCGGTTCGCCCGGCGACTGCACCGACCAGTATTACACGTCCCAGAACGTCGACGACCTCGCCCGGGTCATCACCTCGGAGGCCTCGATCAGCGAGACGCCGGCCCGGACGGCCGTCGGATTCACCGTTCTGACGCGGATGGAACAACAGGGCGTCTCCACCGTGCGCGACGTGTGGGGCGCGTACGCGAGGAACCAGTCCCCCACGGCGGAGATCACGGCGCTCGCGGACGACATCCTCCGGTGTGCCGTCTCGGACAACAGCGGCGGCGCGACGCATTTCTACTCGCCGATGAGCATGCCCAAAGAGGGAGAGGACACGAGCGGGTACGACACGAGCGGCGGACTCGAGTGGACCGAGGGGCTGGACCGGCGTAACTACCGACCGGGCTGGGCGCTCGATCTCGAGTACGTTCCCGTCGACGGCGTTCCCGAGCGGGAGTTCAAGTTCTACCGATAG
- a CDS encoding GYD domain-containing protein: MPTYASLIELDDRDVQNAQELASIWGEIRTEFEQHDAELIDSYAALGNADFLITFEVDDREAAFKCALTLRRHGLEGQTMEIVDTDDFANLVDEI, encoded by the coding sequence ATGCCCACCTACGCCTCGCTCATCGAACTCGATGACCGCGACGTCCAGAACGCACAGGAACTCGCCTCGATCTGGGGCGAGATCCGGACCGAGTTCGAACAGCACGACGCCGAACTGATCGACTCCTACGCCGCCCTCGGCAACGCCGATTTCCTCATCACTTTCGAGGTCGACGATCGCGAGGCGGCGTTCAAGTGCGCGCTGACGCTCCGTCGCCACGGTCTCGAGGGCCAGACGATGGAGATCGTCGACACCGACGACTTCGCGAACCTCGTCGACGAGATATAA